The sequence GAATCGTCCTTCCGACCGGATTCGGGTCGGGGCCCGTCGCCCGGGGCGCCCGCGCCGGGCGCCCGGTCCTCCTCTCCCTCCAGCCCCTGGCGGAAGGCCCGGCCGCTCTGCCCGATGGAGCGAGCCAGCTGCGGAAGCCGTTGGGCCCCGAAGAGAAGCAGCAGGATGAGAAAGATGACCACCAGCTCGGTCGGACCGATGCTCCCCAGCAAGCGCTTCCCTCCCCCCGTGAGCATAGCGGAGCGGACAGGCCGCGAACAGTCCCGGCAGCCGGGGTACCGCCGCGGGCGCAGGAACCTCGCCGGCATGGTAGAATATGGAAGACGCGAAGGGGGACGGACGAGGTGATGCGCGATGGAGGAGATGGAGGCCGTGGCGGCGCTGACCGCGCTCCCCGGGATCGGGCCGGTTCGGCTCCAGCGGCTCCTGGAGCATACCGGTTCGGCCCGGGGGGCGTGGGAGCTGGGGGCCGCCGGAATCGCGGGCGTCCTGAAGCTGGGGCCCGAGGCGGGTTCGGCCGTGGCCGCCGCCTGGAGGCCGGACCTGGGCCGGCGGACGCTGGAGCAGGCGGCCGGGCACGGCTTCCGCCCCCTTCTCCTGGGCGCGCCCGGTTATCCCAAGGCGCTGATGCAGGTGGAGATGCCGCCTCTCCTCCTCTGGGTGGCGGGCCGGCTGCCCGAGGCGGGGGAGCCGTGCCTGGCGGTGGTGGGGACGCGGCAGGCGAGCGAATCGGGCCGCCGGCTCGCCCGCCGTCTGACCGAACGCCTGGCCGCGGCGGGCGTGGGTGTGGTGAGCGGGCTGGCGGTGGGCATCGACGCCGCCGCCCACGAGGGCGCCATGGCCGGGGGCGGCGCGACGTGGGGCGTTCTGGCCACGGGCCCCGGCGGTCGCTACCAGCACGGGGGACCCGCGCTTCTGCGGCGGGTGCGGGAGGCCGGCGGGCTCCTGACCGAGTTCCCTCCCGGACACGAGCCCCGGAAGCACGATTTCCGCTGGAGAAACCGGCTGATCGCCGCCCTGGGCTGGGCCACCCTGGTGGTGGAGGCACCGCTGCGAAGCGGCGCCCTGCTGACCGCTCAGGCGGCACAGCAGATGGAACGGACCGTCCTCGCCCTGCCGGGGGATCCCGGCAGGCCCCAGACCATGGGCAGCAACCTGCTCCTGCGCGACGGCGGGGCGGTGATGGTCCTGGATGCGGAGGACATCCTGACCGCCCTCTCCCTGGGCGGAGGGCTCCGCCGGAGGCCGGGCGAGGCGGAGCAGGCGGGGGCGCTGGCGCGTGCCCTCTCCAACCTGCCGCGGGCGGAGAGGCGCCTGCTGCAGGCTGTGGCCGACGGGCCGCGCGGCCTGAGCGGCCTGTGCGAGGCGGCGCGGATGAGCCTCAGCACCGGCAGCGCGCTTCTGCTGTCGCTGGAGCTGGCGGGCTGGGTGGAGCGGGACGGCTCCGGGCGATACCACCTGGCGGAGCGGACCAGGCAGGCGATGGGCCTCTCCTGAGCGCGGAGCAGGTGGGAGGAGGGCGGCTGGCCGGGCTTCCTTGCAACAGGCGGAGGGGAGCGTATAAATGTAGCGTACCTGCGGGGCAGACTCTTCTGTCCCGGGGCCGGGGCGAAGGCCCCTTCTTCGACGGGGAGCGTGAACGGTTTGACGCGATCGCTGGTGATCGTGGAGTCGCCCGCCAAGGCCCGCACCATCGGCAAGTTTCTGGGCCGCTCCTACCACGTGGAGGCGACCATGGGGCACGTGCGGGACCTGCCCAAGAGCCAGCTCGGGGTGGACGTGGAGGCCGGCTTCCAGCCCCGCTACATCACCATCCGCGGCAAGGGCGAGGTGGTCAAGCGCCTGCGGGAGCAGGCGGCCAAGGCCGACCGGGTCCTCCTGGCCACCGACCCCGACCGCGAGGGCGAGGCCATCTCCTGGCACCTGGCGCAGCTTCTGGGACTCGAGCCGCAGGCGCGCTGCAGGGTGGCCTTCCACGAGATCACCCGCGACACCGTCCGCGCCTCGGTCCGCGAACCGCGGGCCATCGACGACCGGCTGGTCGACGCCCAGCAGGCCCGGCGCGTGCTCGACCGCCTGGTCGGCTACCAGCTGAGCCCGCTGCTCTGGCGGAAGGTGCGGCGGGGATTGAGCGCGGGCCGCGTCCAGTCGGTGGCCGTCCGCATCCTCTGCGACCGCGAGGAAGAGATCGAGGCTTTCACCCCGGAGGAGTACTGGACGCTGACGGCGCGCTGGCGGACGCCCCGCGGGGAGGAGTTCGAGGCCGAGTACCGCGGCCGCGGCGAGACCAAGGTCAACCTGGCCGACGAGGAGCAGGTCCGGCAGCTGATGGCGGAGCTGGCAGGCCAGCCGGGACGGGTCCTCGCGGTCACCCGCCGCCAGCGGCGGCGGCAGCCGGCTCCGCCCTTCATCACCAGTACGCTCCAGCAGGAGGCCTCCCGGAAGCTCGGCTTCAGCCCCAGCCGGACGATGCGGGTGGCCCAGCAGCTTTACGAGGGCATCGCCGTCGGCGGCGAGGGCGAGGTCGGCCTGATCACCTACATGCGCACCGACTCGACCCGCACGGCGCAGGAGGCGCGTGACGCCGCGCGCCAGCTGATCGTCGAGCGGTGGGGCGAGGAGTTCTCCACCCCGCGCCAGCGCGCCGCGGCCGCCGGAGCCCAGGACGCCCACGAGGCGATCCGGCCCACCAGCGTCGCCCGGACGCCCGAGCGCCTGAAGGAGGACCTGAACCGCGACCAGTTCCGCCTCTACCAGCTGATCTGGGAACGCTTCCTGGCGAGCCAGATGGCGCCCGCGGTCTTCGACACCGTCACCGCCGAGATCGAGGCGGGAGACCACCGCTTCCGGGCGGTCGGCTCGACGCTGGTCTTCCCCGGCTTCACCATCCTCTACCAGGAGGGCCGCGACGAGGAGAGCGGCAGGGAGAAGGAGCGGGAGGGAGCGGAGGGCGACCGCCCCCTCCCGCCGTTGGAGGAGGGGATGGGGCTCGACCTGCTGGAGCTGGTGCCGGCCCAGCACTGGACGCAGCCGCCGTTCCGCTACACCGATGCCACCCTCATCCGGACGCTGGAGGAGCGCGGGATCGGCCGGCCCAGCACGTACGCCCCCATCGTCGAGACGATCATCCAGCGGGGCTATGTCAGCCGGGAGCGGCGGACGCTGGTGCCCACCGAGCTGGGCCGGACGGTGACGCGGCTTCTGAAGGAACGCTTCCCGGACATCGTCGACGTGGAGTTCACGGCCCGCATGGAGAGCGAGCTGGACCGGGTGGAGGCGGGCGAGACCGGCTGGCGGCAGGTGGTGGCCGACTTCTATGGGCCCTTCGCCGAGGCGCTCCGGCGGGCGGAGACCGAAGTGGCCCGGGTCGAGCTCCCCAGCGAGCCCACCGACGAGGTCTGCGACGTGTGCGGCCGGCCGATGGTCATCAAGCACGGCCGTTACGGCCCCTTCCTGGCCTGCACGGGCTACCCGGAGTGCAAGCGGACGCGACCGCTTCTGGAGAAGGTGGGTGTCGCCTGCCCCGAGTGCGGCGGCGAGCTGGTCGTCCGCCGCAGCCGGAAGGGACGCCGCTTCTACGGCTGCGCCAACTACCCGCGCTGCACCTTCGTCAGCTGGGACCGGCCCGTGGAGGGGCGCTGTCCCAACTGCGGCGGCTGGCTGGTCGAGCACCGCGGCCGGAACGGGACCGTGGTCCAATGCGGGCGGAAGTGCGGCTACGTCCAGCCCGCCGAGGTGGCGCTCCCCCAGGGGAGCCGCACCTAGCGAGGACGCAGGTGGCGGTCGCCACCCGTCCCCGGGCGGGAGGATCAAACGAGCCGGACGGGGTCCGATGCGGAGAGTGGGTCGTCCGAAGGGAGGCCGGCCGCGTGACGGGGCCCGGACGAGCAGCGACCAACCTGGGCGAGGTGCTCGAGGCCTACCGGGGGTACCTCCGGGCGGAGAAGGGGTATTCGGCGCTGACCGTGCAGGCGTACACCACCGACGTACTCCAGTGCCTGGCAGCGCTCGGGCTGGACACCGACGAGCCCGCCCAACGCCTGAGCCAGGTGGAGAGCGGGCAGCTCCGCGCCTTCCTGGGTGCGCTGGCGCTCCAGGAAGGCTACGCCCACCGCTCCGTGGCGCGAAAGCTGGCCGCCCTGCGCAGCTTTTTCCACTTCGGGCGGCGCTCAGGCTGGGTGGCTGTCGATCCGACCGAGTTGCTGGAGGCCCCCAAGCTGGAGAAGCCCCTTCCGCGCCTGATGAACGTGGAGCAGATCTTCCGCCTCCTCGCCCTGCCCGACCAGAGCCCGGCCGGCCTCCGTGACCAGGCCCTGCTGGAGACGCTCTACGCCACGGGGGCGCGGGTCTCCGAGCTCGTCCACCTCGACGTCACCCACCTCAACCTCTCCCGGAGAGAGCTCTTCCTGTTCGGGAAGGGCGCCAAGGAGCGCCGCGTCCCCCTCGGCGGCCAGGCGGTGCGGGCGCTCTCCGTCTATCTGGCCGAGGGACGACCGCGACTGGCCGCCCACGCCCGCCGCCCCGCCGCCGACGCCGCGCAGGCGCTCTGGCTCAACCAGCGCGGAGGAAGGCTGACCGCCCGCGGAATCCGCCACATCCTCGACCGGTACGTGGAGCGCCTGGCCGACGTGGAGCACGTCAGCCCCCATACGCTCCGCCACGCCTTCGCCACCCACCTCCTGGACGGGGGCGCCGACATCCGGGTGGTCCAGGAGCTTCTGGGCCACGCCCGCATCTCGACGACGCAGGTCTACACCCACGTCTCGCGCCTCCACCTCCGCGAGGTGTACAATCGAGCGCACCCGAGGGCGTGAGGCGGGAAGCCCGGCCTTCGAAGGGGGCTCGCCGATGATCCATGCCACCACCGTGGTGGCCGTCCGCAGGGACGGGCGGCTCGCCATGGGTTCGGACGGCCAGGTGACCCAGGAGTCGGTCATCCTCAAGCACGGTGCGCAGAAGGTCCGCCGCCTCGCCGGCGGGCGGGTCCTGGCGGGCTTCGCCGGCTCCGTGGCCGACGCGCTCACCCTGTTCGAGAAGTTCGAGGGCCACCTCCAGCAGACGGGCGGTCGCCTCGCCCGGGCGGCGGTGGAGCTGGCCAAGGAGTGGCGGACCGACCGGGTGCTCCGTCGCCTGGAGGCGCTGATGCTGGTGGGCGACCTGGAGGGTCTCCTGGTCATCTCCGGCGGCGGCGAGGTGATCGAACCCGACGAGCCGATCATGGCCATCGGCTCGGGTGGGCCCTACGCGCTGGCAGCCGGCCGGGCGCTCCTCCGGAACACCTCCCTGGACGCCGAGCAGATCGTCCGCCAGGCGCTCGGCATCGCCTCGGAGATCTGCATCTACACCAACGACCGGATCACGGTGGAGGAGCTCGGCTGACCATGGCGGCGCCCCTGCGCGACCCCACGCCGCGACAGATCGTGGAGGAGCTCGACAAGTACATCGTCGGCCAGGCCCGGGCCAAACGCGCCGTGGCGGTCGCCCTGCGCAACCGCCTCCGGCGCCGGCGCCTGCCGCCCGAGCTCCAGGAGGAGATCCTGCCCAAGAACATCCTCATGATCGGCCCGACCGGCGTCGGCAAGACGGAGATCGCCCGCCGCCTCGCCCGCCTGGTGGACGCTCCCTTCGTCAAGGTGGAGGCGACCAAGTTCACCGAGGTGGGCTATGTAGGCCGCGACGTGGATGCCATGGTCCGCGACCTGGTGGAGGCGGCGTTGCGGATGGTCCGGGAGGAGCACGCGCAGGAGGTCCGCCCGAGGGCGGAGGAGGCTGCCCGCCAGCGGCTCCTGGAGGCGCTGGTGCCTGCGCCGCGCCCGAGGAGCGGCTTCAGGAACCCCCTGGAAGCGTTGATGCAGGGTTTCGGCGGCGCGGCCCCCGAGCCCGAGCCTTCTCCCGAGGAGCGGGAGTCGCTGGAGCGGCGCCGACGGGAGATGGCGCTTCGGCTGGACGCCGGCGAGCTGGAGGGCGAGACGGTGGAGATCGAGGTGGAGGACACCCGGCCGCCGCTGGTGGAGATGTTCAGCGGCCAAGGAAGCGAGCAGGTGGGCATCAACCTCCAGGACCTGTTCGGCCAGGGCTTCCCCCGCCGGACGCGCCGCCGTCGCCTGACCGTGGCGGAGGCGCGGAAGGTCCTGATCGAACAGGAAGCGGACCACCTGATCGACCAGGACCGCGTCCAGGCCGAGGCCGTCTACCGCGCCGAGCAGAACGGCATCCTCTTCATCGACGAGATCGACAAGATCGCCGAGCCGGGCCGGGCCGGTTACGGTCCCGACGTCTCCCGCGAGGGCGTCCAACGCGACATCCTGCCCATCGTGGAGGGGACCACGGTGATGACCAAGTACGGGCCCGTCCGCACGGACCACATCCTCTTCATCGCCGCGGGCGCCTTCCATCTCTCCAAGCCCAGCGACCTGATCCCCGAGCTGCAGGGCCGCTTCCCCATCCGGGTCGAGCTGGAGCCGCTCACCGCCGCCGACTTCCGCCGCATCCTGGTCGAGCCCGAGAACGCGCTGACCAAGCAGTACTCGGCCCTCCTCGCCACCGAGGGCGTGGAGCTGGAGTGGACGGAGGAGGGGATCGAGGAGATCGCCGAGCTGGCCCAGCGGGTGAACGAGGGGACGGAGAACATCGGCGCCCGGCGCCTCCACACCCTGCTGGAGAAGCTGCTGGAGGAGGTCTCCTTCCACGGGCCGGAGATCGGTCCCGCGACCATCCGCATCGACCGTACGTTCGTCCGGAAGCAGCTGGCCGACATCGTGGCCGATACCGACCTGAGCCGCTACATCCTCTGAGCAGCCGGCCCCTACTTCGGGAGACGGCCGCCACCTGGCCCCCGCCGGCCCGCGCCGGCGGGGTTCGTCGCTCCCCTGCGCGCAATCGCCGAGGGGAGAAATTCTTTCCGGAGCAGGGAGGAGTTTGTCGAGGCGAGTCGAACTTGGCTTCCTGGTGGCTGGAAAGAGAGCCGCCGAGAGGTTTACATAAGGCGTTTCTCCGCTCAGAGCAAACCCGGCGAAAGCCGGGGACGCAAAGCCGCGGGCCCTCGTCGAGGAACGGCAGGGCAGCCAGGTTGCCGGAGAGGCCGGATCAAGGGATCCTTCCTCCGCTTCCTGGCTTCTCGCCGGGAGGCGGTTTTCATTTGGGAGATGGAAACCGCCGGACGAGGGAGGGGGCCGGAACCGAAGCGGCCGGATCCTGCAGCGGCAAGGAGGCGGGGGAACCCGCGCAAGGAGGAAGTGAGCGGCCCATGGCGCCCGTATCGCCACTTCTGGATCAGATGCAGGCGGGCCTCAACCTGGCCTCGCTCCGCCAGAGGCTGCTGGCCCAGAACGCGGCCAACGTGGAGACCCCGGGGTATCGGCCCCTGGACGCGGTGGCGGTGCAGGACCCCGCGGCGCCGGGCGGCTTCCAGGCCATGGTCGTGGCCTCCACCCCGGTGATGCGTCCCGACGGGAGCGGCGTCGATCCGGACCAAGAGGTGGTGGCCCTGACCCAGAACGCCCTCTGGTATGAGGCGATGGCCAGCCAGGCGGCAGCCGAGCTGGCGCGCCTCCGCACCGCTGTCACCGAGGGGAGGCAGTGAGCGGTGAACCTCTGGCAGGCGATGGACATCAGCGCCTCTGGCCTGACCGCCGAGCGCTTCCGCATCGACCTCGTCGCCTCCAACCTGGCCAACGTCGAGAGCACCGCGCCGCGGCCCGGGGTTCCGCCCTTCCAGCGGCAGATGGCCTATTTCCAGGAGGCCTGGGGAAGCGACGGCCCGCAGGGCGTCGTCGTGGCCGGGGTCTACCGCGACCCGCGGCCGGGTCCTGTCGACTACCAGCCTGGCAACCCCGCTGCCGACGCCCGGGGCTACGTCCAGCTGCCCAACGTGGACCCGACCCGCGAGACCATCGACCTGATCGCCGCCTCCCGTGCCTACGAGATGAACGTGACCGCCTTCACGGTCAGCCGTGACCTCTTCCGGCAGGCGCTGGCCGTGGGTCGGGCCTGACCGGCCCGGGCGGTAGGAAGGAGGATGTCCGATGCCCACCGGGATCTCGCCCGTACAGAGCACCCCCGCCGCCCCCCTGGGCCCGGCAGGGCCGAGCGGGCCGGGTGTCCAGCCGCAAGGCGGCGCCGCCACTTCCAGCTTCGCGCAACAGCTGGCCGGGGCGCTGGACGGGGTCAACCAGCTGCAGCTGGAGGCGCAGCAGGCGGCCGCTTCGCTCCTCACCGGGGGCGCCGCTGACGTAGCCCAGGTGGTCCTCGCGAGCGAGAAGGCGACGCTGGCGCTGCAGCTGGTGGCCACCGTGCGGAACGAGGCCCTGGCAGCTTACCAGAGCGTCATGCAGACGCCGCTCTAGGGCCTGACCAGGGCTGCCGGCTTCCGACGCCGGGCACGGGTGGAGCCAGATGGGGGCGGGTCCGATCGGCATGAGTCTCTCCGTCAAGGGGCTGGGGAGCCAGCTGCGATCCTTCTGGGACCGGCTGGAGGCGCGCCAGCGCCGGTGGCTGGTCGCCGGCGCGCTGGCGGCGCTGGCGCTCGTCGCGGGCGCGGCCCTGCTGGGCCACCGGGGGCCCGCCATGGCGCCGCTCTTCTCGCACCTGCAGGCCCAGGACGCCGCCGCGATCGCGCAGCAGCTCCAGAGCCAGGGCGTGCCCTACCAGATCGCGGACCAGGGCCAGACCATCCTGGTGCCGCAGGACCAGGTGTATAAGCTCCGCCTGGACCTGGCCGCCAAAGGGCTTCCTTCCTCGGGCGTGGTCGGCCTTGAGAGCATGAACAGCCTGCCCCTGGGCGCCAGCTCCTTCCAGCAGCAGGTGGCCTATCTGCGCGCCCTGGAAGGGGAGCTGACGCGGACCATCCTCCAGATCGACGGGGTGGCCGGCGCGCGGGTGCACATCAACCTGCCCCAGCAGAGCGTCTTCGTCTCCCAGCAGCAGCCCGCCAGCGCTGCCGTCATGGTGGAGATGAAGCCCGGCCAGATGCTCGATCCCACCCAGGTGGCCGGGATCCGCCACCTGGTCGCCGCCAGCGTCCCCAACCTGAAGCCGGAGGACGTGGTGGTGGTCGACCAGTTCGGCCGGGCGCTGGATGGAAGCCCGGGCGACCAGGCTTCCTCCGAGCCGGCGCGCCTGGCCCAGGAGCGGAATTTCGAGCAACAGCTGCAGCAGTCGGTGGCCAGCCTTCTCGCGCAGATCTTCGGCCAGACCCCGGTGGCGGTCCGCGTCCGCGCCGACCTGAACATGGACCAGCAGACCATCCAGAGCGACCGGTACAGCCAGCCCCAGGGCGCCACCGGTACCGGCGGGACGACCGGCACCGGCGGCACGGGTGGCAACGCCGGCATCGTCAAGAGCGTCCACCAGCTCCAGGAACAGTTCACCGGTACCGGCGCGCCGCCCGCGGGCCTGGCGGGCACCGCCTCCAACCTGCCCCCGGGGAGCAGCGTGCCCACCTACCCCGTCGGCGGGAACGGCGGGAACAGCAGTTACCAGAAGACCGACACCACCACCGACTACCTGGTCGACCACATCCAGCAGCAGATCAAGGTGGCCCCGGGCGCGGTGCAGCGGCTCTCGGTCGCCGTGGTGGTGGGAACCAACCTGACGCCGGGGCAGCAGCAGGCGCTGCAGCAGGTGGTCCAGGCGGCGGTGGGCGCCCAGCCGGGGCGCGACACGGTCTCCGTCCTCGGCATGCCCTTCCGCTCGGCGAATGCGGGTGCGGCGCGCCCGGTACCGGCGCGGCCCTCGCTCTTCCAGCCGCCGTACGTCTACGCGCTGGCAGGCGCCCTGGTGTTGCTGCTGGCGGCCGCCGTGGCCCTGCTCCGCGCCGCCCGCGCCAGGAAGCAGGCGGAGGAGCGCCTCCAGGAGATCCAGGCGCTCCTCGCCCGCCAGCCCGAGCCTGCGGCGGCGCCCGCGCCCGTCGCCCCGCCGCCGGAGAGCGGGGAGAGGGACGGCAAGGCGGCGCTGGAGAGGGCGCGGAGGCTGGCGATGGCCGACCCGGAGACGGCGGCCAACGTGATCCGATCCTGGCTTTCGGAGAACTAGCCGGGCGGAGGGAGGTGACGAGGGTGGCGTTGCGATCGCGGCAGAAGGCGGCCATTCTCCTGCAGGCGCTGGGGCCCAAGGCCTCCCAGGGGCTCTTCCGCCACCTGAGCGACGAGGAGATCGAACAGTTGACGCTGGAGCTGGCCAACCTGGGGACGGTCCAACCCGAGACCGAGCAGAGCGTGCTCGAGGACTTCGTCACCCTGGGGGAGGCGCAGGGGTTCGTCCGCGTAGGCGGCATCTCGGCCGCGCGCCAGCTGCTGGAGCAGGTGGTCGGGCCCCAGAAGACCGCCGAGATCCTGCAGCGCCTGACGACGACGCTCCAGGTCCGCCCCTTCGACTTCATCCGGCGCGCCGATGCCGCGCAGCTCCTCAACTTCCTGGAGGGCGAGCATCCCCAGACGGTGGCGCTGGTGATGGCGTACATGTCGCCGGAACAGGCCGCCCAGGTGCTGAGCGCGCTTCCTCCCGAGATGCAGGTCGACGTGGTCCGTCGCATCGCCACCATGGGCCGCACGTCGCCCGACGTGGTCAAGGAGGTGGAGCGCGTCCTCGAGAGGAAGCTGGCCTCCCTCACCACCCAGGGTTCCACGGAGATCGCGGGCGTCCAGGCGGTGGTCCAGATGCTCAACCGCGTCGACCGCAGCACCGAGCGGAGCATTGTCGAGAACCTGGGCACCACCGACCCCGAGCTGATGGAGGAGATCCGCCAGCGCATGTTCGTCTTCGAGGACCTCGTCTTCCTGGACGATCGCTCGCTCCAGCGGGCGCTGCGGGAGGTGGACCTGAACACCGACCTGCCGCTGGCCCTGCGCGGCGCCAGCGACGAGGTGAAGGCGAAGATCCTCCGCAACCTCTCCCAGCGGGCCGGCCAGCTGCTCCAGGAGAACATGGACTACCTCGGCCCGGTCCGCCTGCGCGAGGTGGAGGAGGCCCAGCAGCGGATCGTCTCCGCCATCCGCCGTCTGGAGGACGCGGGCGAGATCGTGATCAGCCGCGGAGGGAAGGACGAGATCCTTGTCTAGGCTGCTGAAGGGCGGAGGAGCGGCGGAAGGGAGGGCGACCACCGCCCTCTGGGAGGATCTGCCCCCCGAGCGCCGGACGCCGCCGGATCCGGAGCCACCTTCCGCGGTCGCCCGGGAGGAAGAGGCGGAGCGCGCGGCCGAACTGGCCGAGGAGCGCCGGCGCGCCGCGGCGGAGGGGTACGCCGACGGTTTCCGCCGCGGCCTCGACGAGGGACGGGCAGCCGGCCTGGAGGAGGGCCGCCGGCAGGGTTACGAGGAGGGCTACCAGGCGGCGATGGGCGACGCCGCCGAACGGGCGGCCGAGCTGGCGGCGGCGGCCGAGGACGTGCTCGCCCGCGCCGAGGCGGAAGCGGAGGCGAAGCTGGAGGCGATCCCGGCCGCGGTGGCCGCGCTGGCGGTGGAGGTGGGCAGCCGCCTCCTGCGCCGGCAGCTCCGGGCCGAGCCGGAGGCGCTGGTGGAGCGGGTGCGCGGGATCCTGGCCGAGGCGGGTCCCCGCTCCCGCGCGCGCATCCTGGCCAGCCGGAGCGACCGCGCCATCCTGGAGGCCAGCCTCGAGGCGCTGGGCAGTGCCTTCCCGGGGGTGGAGCTGAGCGTCACCGAGGACGGGCAGCTGGACCCCGGCGACCTCCGGGTGGAGACCGAGGCGGGCGACTTCGACGCCACGCTTCTCCGGGAGATCGCCGCCCTGCGGCGGCGGATCGAGGAGGCGCTCCGCCATGGCTGAGGCCCGGCTGGCCAAGTTCCCGCAGGCGCCGGAGCTCCACTGGGCGGCGGCCAGCCGGGCGGTCCGGCGGAGCCGGCTCCTGGCACGCCAGGGGCGGGTCCGCCAGGTGGTGGGCCTCCTGGTGGAGGCGGAAGGTCCCCTCAGCGAGGTGGGCGAGCTCTGCCGGGTGGAGGAAGGCGGGGGGGAGGCGCTGGCGGAGGTGGTCGGCTTCCGCGAGGGACGCACGCTCCTCATGCCCCTGGGGGCGCTGCAGGGGATTCGGCCTGGCGCCCGGGTGGAGGCGCTGGGGCGGCGGCTGGAGATCGGCCTGGGCGAGGAGATGCTGGGGCGGGTGCTGGACGCGCTGGGCCAACCCATGGACGGGGGAGGCGGATGGCGGGTGGAGGAGCGCCGGCCCGTCCTGGCCGAGCCGCCGCGACCCTTCGAGCGGAGGCCCATCGATGAGCCGCTCTCGGTGGGCGTCCGCGTGATCGACGGGCTCCTCACCATCGGGCGCGGGCAGCGCGTCGGCCTCTTCGCCGGCTCGGGGGTGGGCAAGAGCACGCTCCTCGGCATGATGGCGCGCGGCACCGACGCCGACGTCAACGTCATCGCCCTGGTGGGCGAGCGGGGCCGCGAGGTGGGGGACTTCCTGGGGCGCGACCTGGGCGCCGACGGGCTGGCGCGCTCCGTGGTCGTGGTGGCCACGTCGGACCAGCCGCCCGTGGTCCGCATGAAGGCCGCCCATACGGCCACGGCCATCGCCGAGTTCTACCGGGACCGGGGGATGAACGTCCTCCTCCTGATGGACTCGGTCACCCGCTTCGCCATGGCCGCCCGGGAGGCGGGCCTGGCCACGGGCGAGCCGCCGGCCTCCAAGGGGTATCCCCCCTCGGTCTTCGCCGCGCTTCCCCTTCTGCTGGAGCGGGCGGGCAAGACGGCGAGCGGCAGCATCACCGGCTTCTACACGGTGCTGGTCGAGGGCGACGACATGAACGAGCCCATTGCCGACGCGGTCCGCGGCATCCTCGACGGCCACATCGTCCTCAGCCGGCGCCTGGCCTCGCGGGGTCACTACCCGGCCGTCGACCTGCTGGAGAGCGTCAGCCGCCTGATGCCCCAGGTCACCTCGCCGGGGCATCAGGCCCTGGCCCAGACTTACCGCCGCCTCCTCTCCGTCTACCGCGAGGCGGAGGACCTGATCCAGGTCGGCGCCTACCGGCCCGGTTCGAGCCGTGAGATCGACGACGCGCTGGCGCGCATCGACGCCATGAACGCCTTCGCCGTGCAGGGGCAGGAGAGCCGGGTGGAGATGGAGAGCACGCTCCGCCAGCTGGAGGAGCTCTTCCAGGGGGTGCCGGGATGA comes from Bacillota bacterium and encodes:
- the flgC gene encoding flagellar basal body rod protein FlgC, yielding MNLWQAMDISASGLTAERFRIDLVASNLANVESTAPRPGVPPFQRQMAYFQEAWGSDGPQGVVVAGVYRDPRPGPVDYQPGNPAADARGYVQLPNVDPTRETIDLIAASRAYEMNVTAFTVSRDLFRQALAVGRA
- the fliE gene encoding flagellar hook-basal body complex protein FliE; its protein translation is MPTGISPVQSTPAAPLGPAGPSGPGVQPQGGAATSSFAQQLAGALDGVNQLQLEAQQAAASLLTGGAADVAQVVLASEKATLALQLVATVRNEALAAYQSVMQTPL
- the hslU gene encoding ATP-dependent protease ATPase subunit HslU, whose protein sequence is MAAPLRDPTPRQIVEELDKYIVGQARAKRAVAVALRNRLRRRRLPPELQEEILPKNILMIGPTGVGKTEIARRLARLVDAPFVKVEATKFTEVGYVGRDVDAMVRDLVEAALRMVREEHAQEVRPRAEEAARQRLLEALVPAPRPRSGFRNPLEALMQGFGGAAPEPEPSPEERESLERRRREMALRLDAGELEGETVEIEVEDTRPPLVEMFSGQGSEQVGINLQDLFGQGFPRRTRRRRLTVAEARKVLIEQEADHLIDQDRVQAEAVYRAEQNGILFIDEIDKIAEPGRAGYGPDVSREGVQRDILPIVEGTTVMTKYGPVRTDHILFIAAGAFHLSKPSDLIPELQGRFPIRVELEPLTAADFRRILVEPENALTKQYSALLATEGVELEWTEEGIEEIAELAQRVNEGTENIGARRLHTLLEKLLEEVSFHGPEIGPATIRIDRTFVRKQLADIVADTDLSRYIL
- a CDS encoding tyrosine recombinase, with the protein product MTGPGRAATNLGEVLEAYRGYLRAEKGYSALTVQAYTTDVLQCLAALGLDTDEPAQRLSQVESGQLRAFLGALALQEGYAHRSVARKLAALRSFFHFGRRSGWVAVDPTELLEAPKLEKPLPRLMNVEQIFRLLALPDQSPAGLRDQALLETLYATGARVSELVHLDVTHLNLSRRELFLFGKGAKERRVPLGGQAVRALSVYLAEGRPRLAAHARRPAADAAQALWLNQRGGRLTARGIRHILDRYVERLADVEHVSPHTLRHAFATHLLDGGADIRVVQELLGHARISTTQVYTHVSRLHLREVYNRAHPRA
- the topA gene encoding type I DNA topoisomerase; the encoded protein is MTRSLVIVESPAKARTIGKFLGRSYHVEATMGHVRDLPKSQLGVDVEAGFQPRYITIRGKGEVVKRLREQAAKADRVLLATDPDREGEAISWHLAQLLGLEPQARCRVAFHEITRDTVRASVREPRAIDDRLVDAQQARRVLDRLVGYQLSPLLWRKVRRGLSAGRVQSVAVRILCDREEEIEAFTPEEYWTLTARWRTPRGEEFEAEYRGRGETKVNLADEEQVRQLMAELAGQPGRVLAVTRRQRRRQPAPPFITSTLQQEASRKLGFSPSRTMRVAQQLYEGIAVGGEGEVGLITYMRTDSTRTAQEARDAARQLIVERWGEEFSTPRQRAAAAGAQDAHEAIRPTSVARTPERLKEDLNRDQFRLYQLIWERFLASQMAPAVFDTVTAEIEAGDHRFRAVGSTLVFPGFTILYQEGRDEESGREKEREGAEGDRPLPPLEEGMGLDLLELVPAQHWTQPPFRYTDATLIRTLEERGIGRPSTYAPIVETIIQRGYVSRERRTLVPTELGRTVTRLLKERFPDIVDVEFTARMESELDRVEAGETGWRQVVADFYGPFAEALRRAETEVARVELPSEPTDEVCDVCGRPMVIKHGRYGPFLACTGYPECKRTRPLLEKVGVACPECGGELVVRRSRKGRRFYGCANYPRCTFVSWDRPVEGRCPNCGGWLVEHRGRNGTVVQCGRKCGYVQPAEVALPQGSRT
- the tatA gene encoding twin-arginine translocase TatA/TatE family subunit; the encoded protein is MLTGGGKRLLGSIGPTELVVIFLILLLLFGAQRLPQLARSIGQSGRAFRQGLEGEEDRAPGAGAPGDGPRPESGRKDDSASK
- a CDS encoding DNA-processing protein DprA, encoding MEEMEAVAALTALPGIGPVRLQRLLEHTGSARGAWELGAAGIAGVLKLGPEAGSAVAAAWRPDLGRRTLEQAAGHGFRPLLLGAPGYPKALMQVEMPPLLLWVAGRLPEAGEPCLAVVGTRQASESGRRLARRLTERLAAAGVGVVSGLAVGIDAAAHEGAMAGGGATWGVLATGPGGRYQHGGPALLRRVREAGGLLTEFPPGHEPRKHDFRWRNRLIAALGWATLVVEAPLRSGALLTAQAAQQMERTVLALPGDPGRPQTMGSNLLLRDGGAVMVLDAEDILTALSLGGGLRRRPGEAEQAGALARALSNLPRAERRLLQAVADGPRGLSGLCEAARMSLSTGSALLLSLELAGWVERDGSGRYHLAERTRQAMGLS
- the hslV gene encoding ATP-dependent protease subunit HslV; this translates as MIHATTVVAVRRDGRLAMGSDGQVTQESVILKHGAQKVRRLAGGRVLAGFAGSVADALTLFEKFEGHLQQTGGRLARAAVELAKEWRTDRVLRRLEALMLVGDLEGLLVISGGGEVIEPDEPIMAIGSGGPYALAAGRALLRNTSLDAEQIVRQALGIASEICIYTNDRITVEELG